The following proteins are encoded in a genomic region of Sesamum indicum cultivar Zhongzhi No. 13 linkage group LG8, S_indicum_v1.0, whole genome shotgun sequence:
- the LOC105167222 gene encoding plasma membrane-associated cation-binding protein 1 produces MVNYWKSKVLPKIKKVFENPKKTAAAEACKNFDESKEQYAKECEDKKAELQPKVLEIYEASTTEIKTLVKEPKDSALKKHSAAVQKFLDELAKIEFPGSKPVCEAASKIGPGYLPGPVFFVLEKVSTFVVTEEKKEEAAPPTEKTEEETSGVEVKPKEIVVELEKEEPPPEATSSEKIVETAEKVEAAQPVPAAEQPKP; encoded by the exons ATGGTGAATTACTGGAAATCGAAGGTTCTTCCGAAGATTAAGAAAGTTTTCGAAAACCCAAAAAAGACCGCCGCTGCGGAAGCGTGCAAGAATTTTGATGAGTCGAAG GAACAATATGCAAAGGAGTGCGAAGACAAAAAGGCTGAGCTTCAACCTAAAGTTCTTGAAATCTATGAAGCTTCCACAACTGAGATCAAG ACTTTGGTCAAGGAACCCAAGGACTCAGCTCTGAAGAAACACTCCGCGGCAGTCCAGAAATTCCTTGACGAGCTTGCTAAGATCG AATTTCCCGGGTCGAAACCAGTGTGCGAAGCGGCTTCCAAGATTGGCCCAGGATATTTACCTGGTCCTGTCTTCTTTGTGTTGGAGAAGGTTTCTACGTTTGTAGTTACTgaggagaagaaagaagaggcTGCGCCCCCAACTGAAAAAACTGAAGAAGAGACGAGTGGCGTAGAGGTCAAACCAAAGGAGATTGTGGTGGAACTAGAGAAGGAGGAACCCCCCCCTGAAGCTACAAGCTCAGAGAAAATAGTTGAAACGGCAGAAAAGGTTGAAGCTGCACAACCAGTCCCAGCAGCAGAACAGCCGAAGCCCTGA